The Natrinema salaciae genome contains a region encoding:
- a CDS encoding DUF7350 domain-containing protein has product MDRRTFLRRTTLPAAIAVAGCSAPSGGADERTGDHNDGGTGNSSGSGAADVEGTAPIPRIDDPPAAVYLPGHRKAMRVLDPVTAGEYALVPMLSYPHPFWVVTGTDRQAVEPDAGRGVHLMLVCWDPETGVVFPGDAEPRVTISRNGDRIASRPLWPMLSQEMGVHFGDNVSLPSDGTYTARVDLPPVPTRLTGSLAGRFTEGGTASFEFTYDRAFREEVVDGIELLDRERWGDRGALEPMHHGAGGGPSPEIPYSALPPADAYPGTHLVDPAADADGGSGDGLPESGDATFVVTLLEAGSRLAPGDDRSLLVSPRTPYNRVPLVNTSMRAVVERDGEPVDESRKLERTLDGEFGLWYGRPVADVRTGDTVRITIESPPQAARHQGYETAFFEMEPLELVVP; this is encoded by the coding sequence GTGGATCGACGAACGTTCCTTCGGCGGACGACGCTGCCGGCTGCCATCGCCGTCGCAGGCTGTTCCGCGCCGAGCGGCGGGGCCGACGAGCGTACCGGCGACCACAACGACGGTGGAACCGGGAACAGTAGCGGTAGCGGTGCCGCAGACGTCGAGGGGACTGCACCGATTCCGCGGATCGACGACCCGCCGGCGGCGGTGTACCTTCCCGGTCACCGGAAGGCGATGCGGGTCCTCGACCCGGTCACGGCCGGCGAGTACGCGCTCGTCCCGATGCTCTCGTACCCGCATCCATTCTGGGTCGTCACCGGCACCGACCGCCAGGCCGTCGAGCCCGACGCGGGCCGGGGCGTCCACCTGATGCTCGTCTGCTGGGACCCCGAGACGGGGGTCGTCTTCCCCGGCGACGCCGAGCCCAGAGTGACGATTTCTCGGAACGGCGACCGAATCGCGTCGCGCCCGCTGTGGCCCATGCTCTCCCAGGAGATGGGCGTCCACTTCGGCGACAACGTCTCCCTGCCGAGCGACGGGACCTACACCGCACGGGTTGACCTCCCGCCGGTCCCGACGCGGCTGACCGGTTCCCTCGCGGGCCGGTTCACCGAGGGCGGGACCGCGTCGTTCGAGTTCACCTACGATCGGGCGTTCCGCGAGGAGGTCGTCGACGGCATCGAGTTACTGGACCGAGAGCGCTGGGGGGATCGAGGGGCGCTCGAGCCGATGCACCACGGTGCCGGCGGAGGGCCGTCGCCCGAGATTCCGTACTCTGCGCTCCCGCCTGCCGACGCCTATCCTGGGACCCATCTGGTCGACCCGGCCGCGGACGCCGATGGCGGGTCCGGCGACGGCCTCCCCGAGAGCGGCGACGCAACGTTCGTCGTCACGCTGCTCGAGGCGGGGTCTCGGTTGGCCCCCGGGGACGACCGATCCCTGCTCGTCTCACCGCGGACGCCGTACAATCGCGTTCCGCTGGTGAACACGTCCATGCGCGCCGTCGTCGAGCGCGACGGCGAGCCGGTCGACGAGTCCCGCAAACTCGAGCGAACGCTCGACGGCGAGTTCGGCCTCTGGTACGGCCGACCGGTCGCGGACGTTCGGACGGGTGATACGGTTCGGATCACGATCGAATCGCCGCCGCAGGCGGCGCGCCATCAGGGGTACGAGACGGCCTTTTTCGAGATGGAGCCGCTCGAGCTAGTCGTCCCCTGA
- a CDS encoding 1,4-dihydroxy-2-naphthoyl-CoA synthase, with translation MVSELFDPERWEPVADLNDEFDDITYHRAVDSGTVRIAFDRPDVRNAFRPGTVDELYDALDHAKRQTDVGCILLTGNGPSSKDGGWAFCSGGDQTIRGEDGYQYEGDEERASEQGRLHILEVQRLIRHIPKVVVCVVPGWAVGGGHSLHVVCDLTIASEEHAKFLQTDPDVASYDAGFGSAYLAKQIGQKKAREVFFLGKTYSAAEAAEMGMVNEAVPHEELEETALEWGRRINSKSPTAMRMLKYAFNMTDDGLVGQQVFAGEATRLGYMTDEATEGRDAFVEGRDPEFDDFPWHY, from the coding sequence ATGGTTTCGGAACTATTCGATCCGGAGCGGTGGGAGCCGGTCGCGGACCTGAACGACGAGTTCGACGACATCACGTACCACCGGGCGGTCGACTCCGGGACGGTTCGGATCGCGTTCGACCGACCGGACGTTCGCAACGCGTTTCGGCCGGGGACCGTCGACGAACTCTACGACGCGCTCGACCACGCCAAGCGCCAGACCGACGTGGGTTGCATCCTGCTGACCGGGAACGGGCCGTCCTCGAAGGACGGCGGCTGGGCGTTCTGTTCTGGCGGCGACCAGACGATCCGCGGCGAGGACGGCTACCAGTACGAGGGCGACGAGGAGCGCGCGTCGGAGCAGGGACGGCTGCACATTCTCGAGGTCCAGCGCCTGATCCGCCACATCCCGAAGGTCGTCGTCTGCGTGGTCCCGGGCTGGGCGGTCGGCGGCGGCCACTCGCTGCACGTCGTCTGCGATCTGACGATCGCGAGCGAGGAGCACGCGAAGTTCCTCCAGACCGATCCCGACGTGGCGAGCTACGACGCCGGCTTCGGCTCGGCCTACCTCGCCAAGCAGATCGGCCAGAAGAAGGCCCGCGAGGTGTTCTTCCTCGGCAAGACCTACTCCGCCGCGGAGGCCGCGGAGATGGGGATGGTCAACGAAGCCGTCCCCCACGAGGAACTCGAGGAGACCGCCCTCGAGTGGGGCCGGCGCATCAATTCCAAGAGCCCGACGGCGATGCGGATGCTCAAGTACGCGTTCAACATGACCGACGACGGGTTGGTCGGCCAGCAGGTGTTCGCCGGCGAGGCGACGCGGCTCGGTTACATGACCGACGAGGCCACGGAAGGTCGAGACGCCTTCGTCGAGGGCCGCGATCCGGAGTTCGACGACTTCCCGTGGCACTACTGA
- a CDS encoding mandelate racemase/muconate lactonizing enzyme family protein — protein sequence MSATEDLSLEYRSFSLELADPLETADGSIDSRDGFLVRLVDEGSEPASGATEPGNEPGVGYGEATPLPGWTESREDCERALERAREAIRTDGPSEALEVVDRQVAARHALALALADLQATRESTPLYRYLGQGPMVGRVPVNATIGDGSPVETARETRRAVDRGFDCCKLKVGLRSVEDDIERVRHVRDTVGPGVDLRVDANEAWTYEEAEFALEAFAGLGVSIVEQPLPAGALEGHADLRSGNPDVSIALDEGLLEHGVDAICEAGAADVVVLKPMALGGVDVARKVAAWLTELGITPLVTTTIDGVVARTGAVHLAAAIPDVPACGLATGELLATDLGRDPVLLEKGSAVVPQAKGLGVSDVWRDQ from the coding sequence ATGAGCGCCACCGAGGACCTCTCGCTCGAGTATCGCTCGTTCTCCCTGGAGCTGGCCGACCCGCTCGAGACGGCCGACGGGTCGATCGACTCCCGCGACGGCTTCCTCGTTCGACTCGTCGACGAGGGGAGCGAGCCCGCGTCCGGTGCGACCGAACCCGGCAACGAACCCGGCGTCGGCTACGGCGAGGCGACGCCGCTGCCGGGCTGGACGGAGTCCCGCGAGGACTGCGAACGGGCCCTCGAGCGGGCACGCGAGGCGATCCGAACGGACGGGCCGAGCGAGGCGCTCGAGGTCGTCGACCGACAGGTGGCGGCCCGACACGCGCTGGCGCTGGCACTGGCGGACCTGCAGGCCACCCGCGAGTCGACGCCGCTGTACCGCTATCTCGGGCAAGGGCCGATGGTCGGTCGGGTCCCAGTCAACGCGACGATCGGCGACGGATCGCCGGTCGAAACCGCACGCGAAACGCGCCGGGCCGTCGACCGAGGGTTCGACTGCTGTAAGCTGAAGGTGGGGCTCCGGAGCGTCGAGGACGACATCGAACGCGTTCGACACGTGCGCGACACCGTCGGCCCCGGCGTCGATCTGCGGGTCGACGCCAACGAGGCCTGGACCTACGAAGAGGCCGAATTCGCGCTCGAGGCGTTTGCAGGACTGGGCGTCTCGATCGTCGAGCAGCCGTTGCCCGCGGGGGCGCTCGAGGGACACGCCGACCTCCGGTCCGGGAACCCGGACGTCTCGATCGCGCTCGACGAGGGATTGCTCGAGCACGGCGTCGACGCGATCTGCGAGGCCGGTGCGGCGGACGTCGTCGTCCTGAAACCGATGGCGCTCGGCGGGGTCGACGTCGCGCGCAAGGTCGCGGCCTGGCTGACGGAACTCGGTATCACGCCGCTGGTGACGACGACCATCGACGGGGTCGTCGCCCGAACGGGCGCGGTCCACCTCGCGGCGGCGATTCCGGACGTTCCCGCCTGCGGGCTGGCGACCGGCGAACTGCTCGCGACCGACCTGGGCCGGGACCCCGTGTTGCTCGAGAAGGGGTCGGCAGTCGTGCCGCAGGCGAAGGGGCTCGGCGTCTCCGACGTGTGGAGAGACCAATGA
- a CDS encoding isochorismate synthase → MERSSGDGRLAGETEPVGETVDLVGRSRELEDVSFSAILDGSAESRVQWATPDGLELVGRGVAARFSAGGTERFDRIRSQAARTFDGLEHDGPPSARPRAVGGFSFHDGHGSTPPWTGFDAASFVVPQVLVTRSDDGTWLTAVGNRADEAADRLERWHERLTAAPAMRPSGSTPGVTDTRRTTSPAEWTAQVETALERIANGELTKVVLAQALSVELEGVVDVPALLERLRRQYPNCYRFLVDHETGGTFFGAPPERLVSKRGPRLETEALAGSVPRGETPAEDEEYVERMRANAKFQHEHGLVVDAIREQLGPFARELVISEQTIRRLATIQHLQTPIEATLEGDRHVLELVEALHPTPAVGGVPPGAAWETIRDTETFDRGWYAAPIGWFDAAGDGEFAVAIRSGIAADGTVTLFAGNGIVADSDPDDEWDEVQLKYRPILDELR, encoded by the coding sequence ATGGAGCGATCGTCGGGCGACGGACGGCTGGCGGGTGAGACGGAGCCGGTGGGCGAGACCGTCGATCTCGTCGGCCGGAGTCGCGAACTCGAGGACGTCTCGTTCAGCGCGATTCTCGACGGAAGCGCCGAGTCGCGCGTCCAGTGGGCCACCCCCGACGGTCTCGAACTGGTCGGTCGCGGCGTCGCCGCCCGGTTTAGCGCTGGCGGCACGGAGCGATTCGACCGAATCCGATCGCAGGCGGCCCGGACGTTCGACGGGCTCGAACACGACGGCCCCCCGTCGGCGCGACCGCGGGCCGTCGGCGGGTTCTCGTTTCACGACGGCCACGGCTCGACCCCGCCCTGGACCGGTTTCGACGCGGCCTCGTTCGTCGTTCCACAGGTGCTCGTCACCCGGAGCGACGACGGGACGTGGCTGACGGCCGTCGGCAACCGAGCCGACGAGGCCGCAGATCGGCTCGAACGCTGGCACGAGCGCCTGACGGCGGCACCGGCGATGCGACCGAGCGGGTCGACCCCCGGCGTTACGGACACGCGACGGACGACCTCGCCGGCCGAGTGGACGGCGCAGGTCGAGACGGCGCTCGAGCGGATCGCCAACGGGGAGTTGACGAAAGTCGTCCTCGCACAGGCCCTCTCGGTCGAACTCGAGGGGGTCGTCGACGTTCCCGCGCTCCTCGAGCGACTGCGCCGTCAGTATCCGAACTGTTACCGATTTCTCGTCGATCACGAGACCGGCGGCACGTTCTTCGGTGCGCCGCCCGAGCGGCTGGTGTCGAAACGCGGCCCACGGCTCGAGACGGAAGCGCTCGCCGGCTCCGTGCCCCGCGGCGAGACGCCGGCCGAGGACGAGGAGTACGTCGAGCGGATGCGTGCGAACGCGAAGTTTCAACACGAACACGGGCTCGTCGTCGACGCGATTCGGGAGCAGCTCGGGCCGTTCGCGCGCGAACTCGTTATCAGCGAGCAAACGATTCGCCGGCTGGCCACGATTCAGCATCTGCAGACGCCGATCGAGGCGACGCTCGAGGGTGATCGCCACGTCCTCGAGCTCGTCGAAGCTCTGCACCCGACGCCCGCGGTCGGCGGCGTCCCGCCGGGCGCGGCCTGGGAGACGATCCGCGACACGGAGACGTTCGATCGCGGCTGGTACGCGGCACCGATCGGCTGGTTCGACGCCGCCGGCGACGGCGAGTTCGCGGTCGCCATTCGATCCGGGATCGCGGCCGACGGGACGGTGACGCTGTTCGCCGGAAACGGGATCGTCGCCGACAGCGATCCGGACGACGAGTGGGACGAAGTACAGCTGAAGTACCGACCGATTCTGGACGAATTGCGGTAG
- a CDS encoding ribbon-helix-helix domain-containing protein encodes MPKVEITIPEHLEMQIAQMVERGEFVNREEAIEDLLSTGIKAYKTSGPMDEEEGATGGGTGLEDDGMMGHDDEYVF; translated from the coding sequence ATGCCGAAAGTAGAGATCACCATACCGGAGCACCTCGAGATGCAGATCGCCCAGATGGTCGAACGCGGCGAGTTCGTCAATCGCGAGGAGGCGATCGAGGACCTCCTTTCGACGGGCATCAAGGCCTACAAGACTAGCGGACCGATGGACGAAGAGGAGGGAGCCACCGGCGGCGGAACCGGCCTCGAAGACGACGGCATGATGGGCCACGACGACGAGTACGTCTTTTAG
- a CDS encoding sulfite oxidase-like oxidoreductase — translation MDTTDVTDLYLEFGDDRLPPGQRETDAFPVLSKSGTPDWNPETWEFTVTGAVDEELTFSWDEFRELPTVTQRQDFHCVTGWSKFDCAFTGVPFPELAERAGVHDDAVHVMFSALDDYTTDLPLEDCMREEVLFTWAFDGDPLPEDHGGPLRVVTPHRYAYKGAKWVDGVEFLTEPQRGYWERRGYSQTADPWQEERYS, via the coding sequence ATGGACACGACTGACGTGACTGACCTCTATCTGGAGTTCGGTGACGACCGGTTACCCCCGGGACAGCGAGAAACGGACGCGTTCCCCGTCCTCTCGAAGAGCGGAACCCCGGACTGGAACCCGGAAACGTGGGAGTTCACCGTCACCGGTGCGGTCGACGAGGAGCTGACGTTCTCTTGGGACGAGTTTCGAGAGCTGCCGACCGTTACACAGCGACAGGATTTTCACTGCGTGACCGGCTGGAGCAAGTTCGACTGCGCGTTCACCGGCGTCCCGTTTCCCGAACTCGCCGAGCGAGCCGGCGTTCACGACGACGCGGTCCACGTCATGTTCTCGGCGCTGGACGACTACACAACGGACCTGCCTCTCGAGGACTGCATGCGCGAGGAGGTCCTGTTCACCTGGGCGTTCGACGGCGACCCGCTCCCGGAAGACCACGGCGGCCCGCTCCGGGTGGTCACGCCGCACAGATACGCCTACAAAGGTGCGAAGTGGGTCGACGGCGTCGAGTTCCTCACCGAGCCCCAGCGGGGCTACTGGGAACGGCGGGGGTACTCCCAGACGGCGGACCCGTGGCAGGAGGAACGGTACAGCTAG
- a CDS encoding 1,4-dihydroxy-2-naphthoate polyprenyltransferase yields the protein MSSAEVEISRTKAWLMAARPQTLPAAAAPIIVGTGLAAHEGVLAPLPAMMAFVGSALIQIGTNFANDYYDAVKGADTEDREGFTRVTQSGLISPEQVKLATVVTFGLAILTGTYLVYVGGLPILVVGLVSVFCGWAYTGGPYPLGYHGLGDLFVFVFFGLVAVTGTYYVQAAAVVADPLATTIPDGTVTREAVAASLPVAGLSTAILVVNNIRDRETDAETGKRTLAVRLGYGWSRLEYVAMLAIAYVVPLWFWRAGFGPGALLPLLTLPYAGLIVRTVWTRTDGEALNPALEQTGKLLATYALCFAGGLVLL from the coding sequence ATGAGTTCGGCGGAGGTCGAGATATCACGGACGAAGGCGTGGCTGATGGCGGCCCGCCCCCAGACCTTGCCCGCGGCTGCGGCCCCGATTATCGTGGGGACGGGACTCGCAGCGCACGAGGGGGTGCTCGCGCCGCTACCGGCGATGATGGCGTTCGTCGGTTCGGCGCTGATTCAGATCGGGACGAATTTCGCGAACGACTACTACGACGCGGTGAAGGGGGCCGACACCGAGGACCGCGAGGGGTTCACCCGGGTCACCCAGTCGGGGCTCATCTCCCCGGAACAGGTCAAGCTCGCGACCGTCGTGACGTTCGGGCTGGCGATCCTCACGGGGACGTACCTCGTCTACGTCGGCGGGCTGCCGATCCTCGTCGTCGGGCTCGTGAGCGTCTTCTGCGGCTGGGCGTACACCGGCGGCCCGTACCCCCTCGGCTATCACGGACTGGGCGATCTCTTCGTCTTCGTCTTCTTCGGGCTGGTCGCCGTAACGGGGACGTACTACGTCCAGGCCGCTGCCGTCGTCGCCGATCCGCTCGCGACGACGATCCCCGACGGAACGGTCACACGCGAAGCCGTCGCGGCGAGTCTGCCCGTCGCGGGCCTCTCGACGGCGATCCTCGTCGTGAACAACATCCGCGACAGGGAGACCGACGCCGAGACCGGCAAACGAACCCTCGCGGTGCGGCTCGGCTACGGGTGGAGCCGCCTCGAGTACGTCGCCATGCTCGCGATCGCCTACGTCGTTCCGCTCTGGTTCTGGCGCGCGGGGTTCGGTCCCGGCGCGTTGTTGCCGCTGCTCACGCTGCCCTACGCGGGGCTGATCGTGCGGACCGTCTGGACGCGAACCGACGGCGAGGCGCTCAATCCCGCGCTCGAGCAGACGGGCAAACTGCTCGCGACGTACGCGCTCTGTTTCGCCGGAGGGCTGGTTCTGCTATGA
- the hisF gene encoding imidazole glycerol phosphate synthase subunit HisF gives MVLTKRVIPCIDVDLDEDGNPAVYTGVNFEDLKYTGDPVEMAKSYNESGADEFVFLDITASAEGRETMLDVVRDVADEVFIPLTVGGGIRTTEDIKETLRAGADKVSITTGALERPELINEGARAFGNQCIVISVDAKRRFDEQGEHYVEVDGESCWFECTKKGGREGTGIDVLEWAAEAESRGAGELFVNSIDKDGTKDGYDLPLTEAVCDTVDTPVIASSGCGGPEDMYDVFTQAGADAGLAASIFHFDEYSIEETKASLDEKGVPVRL, from the coding sequence ATGGTACTGACAAAGCGAGTCATCCCGTGTATCGACGTGGATCTCGACGAGGACGGGAATCCGGCGGTGTACACCGGCGTCAACTTCGAGGACCTGAAATACACCGGCGATCCGGTCGAGATGGCCAAGTCGTACAACGAATCCGGTGCCGACGAGTTCGTCTTCCTCGACATCACCGCCTCCGCGGAGGGTCGCGAGACGATGCTCGACGTCGTCCGCGACGTCGCCGACGAGGTCTTCATTCCGTTGACCGTCGGCGGCGGCATCCGCACCACCGAGGACATCAAGGAGACGCTCCGGGCCGGTGCCGACAAGGTCTCGATCACCACCGGCGCGCTCGAGCGCCCCGAACTGATCAACGAGGGAGCCCGCGCCTTCGGCAACCAGTGTATCGTCATCAGCGTCGACGCCAAACGCCGGTTCGACGAACAGGGCGAACACTACGTCGAGGTGGATGGAGAGTCCTGCTGGTTCGAGTGTACGAAAAAGGGCGGCCGAGAGGGGACCGGCATCGACGTCCTCGAGTGGGCCGCGGAGGCCGAATCCCGCGGCGCGGGCGAACTCTTCGTCAACTCGATCGACAAGGACGGCACGAAAGACGGCTACGACCTCCCGCTGACGGAGGCGGTCTGTGACACCGTCGACACGCCGGTCATCGCCTCGTCGGGCTGTGGCGGCCCCGAGGACATGTACGACGTGTTCACCCAGGCCGGTGCCGACGCCGGACTCGCGGCCTCGATCTTTCACTTCGACGAGTACTCGATCGAGGAGACGAAGGCGTCTCTCGACGAGAAGGGCGTCCCGGTCCGTCTCTGA
- a CDS encoding J domain-containing protein yields MGETYYDVLEVDPDATADEIESAYRERVLETHPDHSDDPDAAEQFQRVTTAKSVLTDGTERARYDRLGHETYVGLAQGAATGDDSSDDGDGDGFDRSVSDTRTKSETADGTGTSDSDGADRTGTDGRRTSGRTAGWTRTETTDTESTRSHHARQRSRRRRQRAKRRAAGDWPFDNDDTATPGGTTGAATETTTKSGAATKTDADEEFRYSVHDWDGEVDLEWRGPRIDRHTAISVGTVALLYPLFVAASLTPLFSLPINAVVVACTLVLVGYLLTMPRIATVAFGGWSVLFPIGLVAVSSIDPLSLYGLLLLGFAWVPFGYAVALWWALRP; encoded by the coding sequence ATGGGCGAGACGTACTACGACGTCCTCGAGGTCGATCCGGATGCGACCGCGGACGAGATCGAGTCGGCGTATCGGGAGCGCGTCCTCGAGACGCATCCGGACCACTCCGACGACCCCGACGCAGCCGAGCAGTTCCAGCGGGTCACGACCGCGAAGTCGGTGCTCACCGACGGGACCGAGCGCGCCCGCTACGACCGCCTCGGTCACGAGACGTACGTCGGACTCGCCCAGGGCGCAGCAACCGGAGACGACTCGAGCGACGACGGCGACGGGGACGGGTTCGATCGGTCGGTTTCGGATACCCGGACGAAATCGGAGACGGCGGACGGCACGGGGACGAGCGACTCCGATGGTGCCGACCGAACGGGGACGGACGGCCGACGGACGAGCGGCCGAACGGCGGGGTGGACGCGAACCGAGACGACCGATACCGAGTCGACGAGGAGTCACCACGCCCGACAGCGCTCCCGCCGGCGACGCCAGCGAGCGAAGCGGCGCGCGGCGGGCGACTGGCCGTTCGACAACGACGACACCGCCACTCCCGGCGGCACGACGGGTGCCGCGACGGAAACGACGACGAAATCCGGTGCTGCGACGAAGACGGACGCCGACGAGGAGTTTCGGTACTCCGTCCACGACTGGGACGGCGAGGTCGACCTCGAGTGGCGCGGGCCGCGGATCGATCGGCACACGGCGATCTCGGTCGGTACCGTCGCCCTCTTGTATCCGCTGTTCGTCGCCGCGAGTCTGACGCCGCTGTTTTCGCTGCCGATCAACGCCGTCGTCGTCGCGTGTACCCTCGTGCTGGTCGGCTATCTGCTGACGATGCCCCGGATCGCGACGGTCGCGTTCGGCGGCTGGAGCGTCCTCTTTCCGATCGGACTGGTGGCCGTTTCGTCGATCGATCCGCTGTCCCTGTACGGCTTGCTCTTGCTCGGGTTCGCTTGGGTTCCGTTCGGCTACGCCGTCGCGCTGTGGTGGGCCCTCCGGCCGTGA
- the menD gene encoding 2-succinyl-5-enolpyruvyl-6-hydroxy-3-cyclohexene-1-carboxylic-acid synthase, with translation MTAPNRATLWGRVVADELAESGLEAVCLAPGSRSTPLTVAVAEHPDIDVYSHLDERSAAYFALGRARRTGEPTALVCTSGTAAANFHPAVMEADRARVPLLVLTADRPTELRDSGANQTVDQVKLYGDAVRWHAVLPEPEADERKVRSLRTTVARALSETTGVSPGPVHLNCPFRKPLEPVEVPGDVPESFAETAAGRGRDGPFVETVDGTRTLTDGEHRSLLAALENADRPLIVAGPADPTALAGLEPAAVTDLADRLGAPILADPLSGLRFGPHVDRVDVEAVRGDGTRSVYGGYDAYVDELPAPDAVLRFGASPTSKPLRHWLRDADARQFLVDPAGAWREATFTATDLLAAEPGAVVDGLLEALAAGDGERGSRDTSQRASADDWRSRFDAAERRHWGVCDEASSADALASMPFEGAILAAVVSNAPDSATVFVSNSMPIRDADRFGRPRSADLTVLANRGASGIDGITSTALGAGSATAEPLVLVTGDLALYHDSNGLLALDRCDVDATIVLLDNDGGGIFHKLPIEGFDPPFTEQFKTPHGLEFEALGDLYDLEFERVAPAAFADAYRRSLAADGTQLLAVEFDSAASHRRREALRERVLEGLDGRSEG, from the coding sequence ATGACTGCACCGAACCGCGCGACCCTGTGGGGCCGCGTCGTCGCCGACGAACTCGCCGAAAGCGGGCTCGAAGCCGTCTGTCTCGCGCCCGGCAGCCGGTCGACGCCGCTGACTGTCGCCGTCGCCGAACACCCGGACATCGACGTCTACTCGCACCTGGACGAGCGGTCGGCGGCGTACTTCGCCCTCGGCCGCGCCCGTCGAACGGGCGAGCCGACGGCGCTGGTCTGTACCTCCGGCACGGCGGCGGCCAACTTCCACCCCGCCGTGATGGAGGCCGATCGGGCTCGCGTTCCGCTGCTCGTTCTCACGGCCGACCGGCCGACCGAACTCCGGGACAGCGGCGCGAACCAGACCGTCGATCAGGTCAAGCTCTACGGCGATGCGGTCCGGTGGCACGCCGTGCTACCCGAGCCCGAAGCGGACGAGCGGAAGGTGCGGAGCCTTCGGACGACCGTCGCTCGAGCCCTCTCGGAAACGACCGGCGTTTCGCCCGGCCCGGTCCACCTCAACTGTCCGTTTCGCAAACCGCTCGAGCCCGTCGAGGTTCCGGGCGACGTGCCGGAATCGTTCGCCGAGACGGCGGCCGGACGCGGTCGCGACGGCCCCTTCGTCGAGACCGTCGACGGGACGCGGACGCTCACCGACGGCGAGCACCGATCCCTCCTGGCGGCCCTCGAAAACGCCGATCGGCCGTTGATCGTCGCGGGCCCCGCCGATCCGACGGCACTCGCCGGCCTCGAGCCCGCGGCCGTCACCGACCTCGCCGACCGACTCGGCGCGCCGATCCTCGCGGACCCGCTGTCGGGGCTGCGGTTCGGTCCGCACGTCGACCGGGTGGACGTGGAAGCGGTCCGGGGCGACGGGACGCGTTCGGTCTACGGCGGCTACGACGCCTACGTCGACGAGCTGCCGGCTCCCGACGCCGTCCTCCGGTTCGGGGCCTCGCCCACGTCCAAACCGCTCCGCCACTGGCTCCGGGACGCCGACGCCAGGCAGTTCCTCGTCGATCCCGCGGGCGCGTGGCGTGAGGCGACCTTCACCGCGACGGATCTCCTGGCCGCCGAGCCCGGTGCCGTCGTCGACGGGTTGCTCGAGGCGCTCGCGGCGGGCGACGGCGAACGCGGGAGCCGCGACACGAGTCAGCGAGCGTCGGCCGACGACTGGCGCAGCCGGTTCGACGCGGCCGAACGCCGGCACTGGGGGGTCTGCGACGAGGCATCGAGCGCCGATGCGCTCGCGTCGATGCCGTTCGAGGGGGCGATTCTCGCGGCCGTCGTTTCGAACGCGCCGGACTCGGCGACCGTCTTCGTCTCGAACAGCATGCCGATCCGAGACGCCGATCGGTTCGGCCGGCCGCGGAGCGCCGATCTGACGGTCCTCGCGAACCGGGGTGCGAGCGGCATCGACGGGATCACGAGCACCGCCCTCGGCGCCGGGAGCGCGACGGCCGAGCCGCTGGTGCTCGTGACCGGCGATCTGGCCCTCTATCACGACTCGAACGGGCTGCTCGCACTCGATCGCTGCGACGTCGACGCGACGATCGTCCTGCTGGACAACGACGGCGGCGGCATCTTCCACAAGCTCCCGATCGAGGGGTTCGATCCCCCGTTCACCGAGCAGTTCAAGACGCCCCACGGCCTCGAGTTCGAGGCGCTCGGCGATCTCTACGACCTCGAGTTCGAGCGGGTCGCGCCAGCGGCGTTCGCGGACGCCTACCGGCGATCGCTCGCGGCGGACGGGACGCAACTGCTCGCCGTCGAGTTCGATTCCGCGGCGAGCCACCGGCGGCGCGAGGCGCTCAGGGAACGCGTGCTCGAGGGACTCGACGGCCGGAGCGAAGGGTAG
- a CDS encoding DUF7550 family protein, with the protein MVDDTDASADDDTGADVGHDLEAERTTAPMSDYSSRAVLVGALVALVGAVIAFGIPVLAVGV; encoded by the coding sequence ATGGTAGACGATACGGACGCATCAGCGGACGACGACACGGGGGCCGACGTCGGGCACGATCTCGAGGCCGAACGAACGACCGCACCGATGAGCGACTACTCGTCGCGAGCCGTGCTGGTCGGGGCGCTCGTCGCCCTGGTCGGTGCCGTGATCGCGTTCGGAATCCCGGTCCTCGCGGTCGGGGTTTGA